Proteins from a single region of Natrinema salifodinae:
- a CDS encoding glycosyltransferase family 4 protein, whose amino-acid sequence MTASTTARDRSGESRERREDQASGPRGAEPSNRCFLYQNDDAHPAHRVFADAVDADRRHFETGARPPAPGGNTERIVDRLRIAGTLPSYDTVIAEGTAPLQTGLAYKLRRPGTTLVYLAADETFYTLPERPTRHLWRGLKPLANRLLDGVIAVGRDVYRWARPYVGDVPVAYVRPPIADDKYDRLASLSPRSPADPFTVLSAGEAKPANGYDRLARAVERFAGTVEADMRLAVLGEGHDERAYADRPHVVTPGFVDLDAFADWFGRASVYVQSSRGDAFPVAALEGILSGTPTLVTEATGVRELLPARQVVPPTERGLFEGLRDVSERSPDERRATASEQRRLVADLTESNQGDRFSAALEEYA is encoded by the coding sequence GTGACGGCGAGTACGACCGCTCGCGACCGGAGCGGTGAATCGAGGGAGCGGCGAGAAGACCAGGCGTCGGGACCGCGGGGAGCGGAGCCGAGCAACCGGTGTTTCCTCTACCAAAACGACGATGCACACCCCGCACACCGGGTCTTCGCCGACGCCGTGGACGCCGACCGTCGCCACTTCGAGACCGGCGCGCGACCGCCCGCACCGGGCGGGAACACGGAGCGAATCGTCGATCGGCTCCGGATCGCCGGGACGCTCCCGTCGTACGACACCGTCATCGCGGAAGGAACCGCGCCGCTCCAGACCGGTCTCGCGTACAAACTGCGCCGGCCGGGAACGACCCTCGTCTATCTCGCCGCCGACGAGACGTTCTACACGCTGCCCGAGCGCCCGACGCGGCACCTCTGGCGCGGACTCAAGCCGCTCGCGAATCGGTTGCTCGACGGCGTGATCGCGGTCGGCCGCGACGTCTACCGCTGGGCGCGGCCGTACGTCGGCGACGTCCCGGTCGCGTACGTCCGGCCGCCGATCGCCGACGACAAGTACGACCGGCTCGCGTCGCTCTCGCCGCGCTCGCCCGCCGATCCGTTTACCGTCCTCTCGGCGGGCGAGGCCAAACCGGCGAACGGATACGACCGCCTGGCCCGAGCGGTCGAGCGGTTCGCCGGCACCGTCGAGGCCGACATGCGCCTGGCCGTCCTCGGCGAGGGACACGACGAGCGGGCCTACGCGGACCGCCCCCACGTCGTCACGCCCGGGTTCGTCGACCTGGACGCCTTCGCCGACTGGTTCGGTCGCGCGAGCGTCTACGTCCAGTCGTCGCGGGGCGACGCGTTCCCCGTCGCCGCGCTCGAGGGGATCCTCTCGGGAACGCCGACGCTGGTCACCGAAGCGACCGGCGTGCGGGAGCTGCTGCCCGCTCGGCAGGTCGTTCCGCCGACCGAGCGGGGGCTGTTCGAGGGCTTGCGAGATGTCTCCGAGCGGTCGCCGGACGAGCGGCGGGCCACCGCGAGCGAGCAGCGACGCCTCGTCGCCGACCTGACCGAGTCGAACCAGGGAGACCGCTTCAGCGCCGCGCTCGAGGAGTACGCATGA
- a CDS encoding glycosyltransferase: MTDGETDPDAAADVPVPVDVAILHDRFPGIGGGEEFAIEAARVLDAPIYTTYVAEGTELPDDVEVIPFEQAKYTSLPWRPFLEWKNEGMNPLETLNVALDMTDAHEDLAEYDVILESAPLSKYYVPDVGQRIVHYPHSPPRWLYDLYRDRLSAFDRPFVETGLKAYAKAWRALDKEANDYVDRFVANSELVRDRIRRFYDRDAAVVYPPVTGDWRNEGDDGYFLTWSRLAPEKRIDLIAKAFAGLDERLVIAGDGEQRDRLEAFAANYDNIEVRGYVEDIESLVARATAVVYAPKQEDFGLVGAETMMAGKPLLGVNEGFTRYQVKGDRTGLVFEPTVESLRRAVRRFDPDDFDPVEIREEARRYEYDRFAAGLRRVVAETAAAGAGAAATEPEPAVETERESESERADDPRDADQRRSAGRGEERAEGVTDR; encoded by the coding sequence GTGACCGACGGCGAGACCGACCCCGACGCCGCCGCGGACGTCCCCGTCCCCGTCGACGTCGCGATCCTCCACGACCGGTTTCCCGGCATCGGCGGCGGCGAGGAGTTCGCCATCGAAGCCGCGCGGGTGCTCGACGCGCCGATCTACACGACCTACGTCGCCGAGGGAACGGAACTCCCCGACGACGTCGAGGTGATCCCCTTCGAGCAGGCGAAGTACACGTCGCTGCCGTGGCGGCCCTTTCTCGAGTGGAAAAACGAGGGGATGAACCCCCTCGAGACGCTCAACGTCGCGCTCGACATGACCGACGCCCACGAGGACCTCGCCGAGTACGACGTGATCCTCGAGAGCGCGCCGCTGTCGAAGTACTACGTCCCCGACGTCGGCCAGCGAATCGTTCACTACCCCCACAGCCCGCCGCGGTGGCTGTACGACCTCTACCGGGACCGGCTCTCCGCGTTCGACCGCCCGTTCGTCGAGACCGGGCTCAAGGCCTACGCGAAGGCCTGGCGAGCGCTGGACAAGGAGGCCAACGACTACGTCGATCGGTTCGTCGCGAACAGCGAACTCGTTCGGGATCGGATCCGGCGGTTCTACGACCGCGACGCCGCGGTGGTCTACCCGCCGGTCACCGGCGACTGGCGCAACGAGGGCGACGACGGCTACTTCCTCACCTGGTCCCGGCTCGCCCCCGAGAAGCGGATCGACCTGATCGCGAAGGCCTTCGCGGGGCTCGACGAGCGACTCGTGATCGCCGGCGACGGCGAGCAGCGCGACCGGCTCGAGGCCTTCGCGGCGAACTACGACAACATCGAGGTGCGGGGCTACGTCGAGGACATCGAATCGCTGGTCGCGCGGGCCACCGCGGTCGTCTACGCGCCGAAGCAGGAGGACTTCGGACTCGTCGGGGCCGAGACCATGATGGCCGGCAAACCCCTGCTCGGCGTGAACGAGGGGTTCACTCGCTATCAGGTCAAGGGCGACCGGACGGGACTCGTCTTCGAGCCGACCGTCGAGTCGCTCCGCCGGGCGGTCCGCCGGTTCGACCCCGACGACTTCGATCCGGTCGAGATCCGCGAGGAAGCGCGCCGGTACGAGTACGACCGCTTCGCGGCGGGGCTCCGTCGGGTCGTCGCGGAGACCGCGGCCGCCGGAGCCGGAGCCGCCGCAACGGAACCGGAACCGGCGGTAGAAACGGAGCGGGAGTCGGAATCGGAACGCGCAGACGACCCTCGAGACGCCGACCAGCGGCGCAGCGCGGGGCGCGGCGAAGAGCGCGCCGAAGGGGTGACCGATCGGTGA
- a CDS encoding glycosyltransferase gives MKRLVEALFGLVALTGLPYLLYLGVYYLRRPSGTPADAQPREPSVSIVLPTYNEAAIVESKLEELVGLDYPMEKVEIVVVDSSDDGTADLVETFFAGRPAPDLTLVRKEEREGLATALNEAYAAAANEIVVKTDCDSRIAADAVRTAAANLADPDVAAVTGRNAEVIGDSEVERGYRDLQTMIQVLESHLDSTLIFHGPFSAFERDAIVSIDEDSLADDTELALKIRRNGGRVVFDPEIHYKEAAHSEFGKRREQKDRRAMGLLRLLWRQRDALGRHGAYGRVVLPFNWWFMVVSPWLVAGSLALATVGSLAVAGPFGLAVPAGILGFTALGSRDALGPIQPLYSLFDTQISLLRASVSLLRARAEDDDEAHDGTWSPDRELREVLQ, from the coding sequence ATGAAACGTCTCGTCGAGGCCCTGTTCGGCCTGGTGGCACTGACGGGCCTCCCGTACCTGCTCTACTTGGGGGTGTACTATCTCCGGCGGCCGTCCGGCACGCCCGCCGATGCACAGCCGCGAGAGCCGTCGGTGAGCATCGTCTTGCCGACGTACAACGAAGCTGCGATCGTCGAGTCGAAACTCGAGGAACTCGTCGGACTCGACTACCCGATGGAGAAGGTCGAGATCGTCGTCGTCGACTCGAGCGACGACGGGACGGCCGACCTGGTCGAGACCTTCTTCGCGGGCCGGCCGGCGCCCGACCTGACGCTCGTCCGGAAGGAAGAACGCGAGGGCCTGGCGACCGCGCTGAACGAGGCCTACGCCGCCGCGGCCAACGAGATCGTCGTCAAGACCGACTGCGACTCCCGGATCGCGGCCGACGCCGTGCGTACGGCCGCCGCGAACCTGGCCGATCCCGACGTTGCGGCGGTGACCGGCCGCAACGCCGAGGTTATCGGCGACAGCGAGGTCGAGCGGGGCTACCGCGACCTCCAGACGATGATCCAGGTGCTCGAATCGCACCTCGACTCGACGCTGATCTTCCACGGGCCGTTCTCGGCGTTCGAACGCGACGCCATCGTCTCGATCGACGAGGACTCGCTGGCCGACGACACCGAACTCGCCCTGAAGATCCGCCGGAACGGCGGCCGGGTCGTCTTCGATCCGGAAATTCACTACAAGGAGGCGGCCCACTCCGAGTTCGGGAAGCGCCGCGAGCAGAAGGATCGACGGGCGATGGGGCTGCTTCGGCTGCTGTGGCGCCAGCGCGACGCGCTCGGCCGCCACGGGGCCTACGGCCGCGTCGTGTTGCCGTTCAACTGGTGGTTCATGGTCGTCTCGCCGTGGCTCGTCGCCGGCTCGCTCGCGCTGGCGACGGTCGGCTCGCTGGCCGTCGCGGGACCGTTCGGACTCGCGGTCCCGGCCGGTATCCTCGGGTTCACGGCGCTCGGCTCCCGCGACGCGCTCGGCCCGATCCAGCCGCTCTACTCGCTGTTCGACACCCAGATCTCGCTGCTGCGCGCGAGCGTCTCCCTCCTCCGGGCCCGCGCCGAGGACGACGACGAAGCCCACGACGGCACCTGGTCGCCCGACCGAGAGCTGCGGGAGGTGTTACAGTGA
- a CDS encoding DUF120 domain-containing protein — MSVLTESAVGHDELAVLKLLALEGGLEGDVKISCSHLADRLDASNQTASRRLQRLESADLLERDTVSDGQWVKITETGERTLHAEYEDYRRIFETESQIELDGTVTSGMGEGRHYISLPGYQRQFEDRLGYEPFPGTLNVDLREDSIRRRSAMSSLEPVPIDGWETDERTYGPAVCSPATIETADGETYETAHTIAPERTHHDEDQLEVIAPDKLREELDLEDGDHVTVSVGDRE, encoded by the coding sequence ATGTCAGTGCTAACGGAGTCCGCCGTCGGGCACGACGAACTCGCCGTGCTCAAACTCCTCGCGCTCGAGGGTGGGCTCGAGGGTGACGTCAAGATCTCCTGTTCTCACCTCGCGGACCGCCTCGACGCGTCGAACCAGACCGCCTCTCGTCGGCTCCAGCGCCTCGAGAGCGCCGACCTACTCGAGCGCGATACGGTCAGCGACGGGCAGTGGGTCAAGATCACCGAGACGGGCGAACGGACGCTCCACGCCGAGTACGAGGACTACCGTCGCATCTTCGAGACGGAGTCGCAGATCGAACTCGACGGCACCGTCACCAGCGGCATGGGCGAGGGACGCCACTACATCTCCCTCCCCGGCTACCAGCGTCAGTTCGAGGACCGACTCGGGTACGAACCATTCCCCGGGACGCTCAACGTCGACCTCCGCGAGGACAGCATCCGCCGGCGCAGCGCCATGTCCTCGCTCGAGCCCGTTCCAATCGACGGCTGGGAGACCGACGAGCGGACCTACGGCCCCGCCGTCTGCTCCCCCGCGACGATCGAGACCGCCGACGGCGAGACCTACGAGACCGCCCACACCATCGCCCCCGAACGCACCCACCACGACGAGGACCAACTCGAGGTCATCGCGCCGGACAAACTCCGGGAGGAACTCGACCTCGAGGACGGCGACCACGTCACCGTCTCGGTGGGTGATCGGGAATGA
- the ribB gene encoding 3,4-dihydroxy-2-butanone-4-phosphate synthase: MTGHRAGARSGASTDDGANAGAPSANAFDHALESLRNGEPVLVHDAADREGETDLIYHADAVTPDAVARLRNDAGGLVCVALGYEIAEVFDLPFYSDAVDHPATSDHELGYDDRSSFSLTVNHRDTYTGITDEDRSTTIRSLGEVAADPDGADFAAEFRVPGHVHLLKGAPDLLAQREGHTELGLALADVADLAPAVVVCEMLDDQTGEALSPADARAYAERHDFAYLEGREILERLG; this comes from the coding sequence ATGACGGGCCACCGCGCCGGCGCGCGGTCGGGCGCGAGCACGGACGACGGCGCGAACGCCGGCGCACCGAGCGCGAACGCGTTCGATCACGCCCTGGAATCGCTCCGGAACGGCGAACCCGTCCTCGTCCACGACGCGGCCGACCGCGAGGGCGAGACGGACCTGATCTACCACGCCGACGCCGTCACGCCCGACGCCGTCGCCAGGCTGCGCAACGACGCGGGCGGCCTGGTCTGTGTCGCGCTCGGCTACGAGATCGCGGAGGTGTTCGACTTGCCCTTCTACTCGGACGCGGTCGACCACCCCGCGACGAGCGATCACGAACTCGGCTACGACGACCGCTCGTCGTTCTCGCTGACGGTCAACCACCGGGACACCTACACCGGGATCACCGACGAGGACCGGTCGACGACCATCCGGTCGCTCGGCGAGGTCGCGGCCGATCCCGACGGCGCAGACTTCGCCGCGGAGTTTCGCGTCCCCGGTCACGTCCACCTGCTCAAGGGCGCGCCGGACCTGCTCGCCCAGCGCGAGGGCCACACCGAACTCGGCCTGGCCCTCGCCGACGTCGCGGACCTGGCGCCCGCCGTCGTCGTCTGTGAGATGCTCGACGACCAGACCGGCGAGGCGCTCTCGCCGGCCGACGCCCGCGCCTACGCGGAGCGCCACGACTTCGCCTACCTCGAGGGCCGCGAGATTCTCGAGCGCCTCGGATAG
- a CDS encoding beta-propeller fold lactonase family protein: MAHSIDRRRFVQVVSGGLAIGAAGCLGGDDDDESGDENDGDGAGEGSAGLAYAFGPNAISLIDPAAGEVVDEIADGVDGYEYGDAVVTNDGSQLFVIEETLSQVLVIDLETREIAAEVGMGPDGTHMYHPTDDEMWAHSDAEGTFYVIDTESHEVVETVEAGLDGEGHGKLLSHEDFGDVGYATNVNDPALHVIDLESYERTDSIELGEDGGTHYKAYSPSNGFAYVEYGDVTAVVDTETDEVVDELDVVGGMYLTPDEERMAIIDHGELHLFDVTGDETAEVGSVAIEGGPDDLEYYEADDGLYGFTANTMDSQTAVVDMDALEEVDRIEAGDIERPEGAQHLHRSAVSGDGYFFTPADAEGSVAVIDMADRELIDQVAIEDGVGAVAYIPE; this comes from the coding sequence ATGGCGCACTCCATCGACCGACGACGATTCGTACAGGTGGTCAGCGGCGGTCTCGCGATCGGTGCCGCGGGCTGTCTCGGTGGCGATGACGACGACGAAAGCGGCGACGAGAACGACGGTGATGGGGCCGGCGAGGGAAGCGCCGGCCTGGCCTACGCGTTCGGACCGAACGCGATCTCGCTTATCGATCCCGCCGCGGGAGAGGTCGTCGACGAGATCGCGGACGGCGTCGACGGCTACGAGTACGGCGACGCGGTGGTGACGAACGACGGAAGCCAGCTTTTCGTCATCGAAGAGACGCTCAGCCAGGTGCTCGTCATCGACCTCGAGACGCGCGAGATCGCCGCCGAGGTCGGAATGGGGCCCGACGGCACCCACATGTACCACCCGACCGACGACGAGATGTGGGCTCATTCCGACGCGGAAGGGACCTTCTACGTCATCGATACCGAGTCCCACGAGGTCGTCGAGACCGTGGAGGCGGGCCTCGACGGAGAAGGACACGGGAAACTCCTCTCCCACGAGGACTTCGGCGACGTGGGGTACGCGACCAACGTCAACGATCCCGCGCTCCACGTCATCGACCTCGAGTCGTACGAGCGAACCGACTCGATCGAACTCGGCGAGGACGGCGGCACTCACTACAAGGCGTACAGTCCGTCGAACGGCTTCGCGTACGTCGAGTACGGCGACGTCACCGCCGTCGTCGACACCGAGACCGACGAGGTCGTCGACGAACTCGACGTCGTCGGCGGCATGTACCTCACGCCGGACGAGGAGCGAATGGCGATCATCGATCACGGCGAGCTCCACCTGTTCGACGTGACCGGCGACGAGACGGCGGAAGTCGGTTCCGTCGCGATCGAGGGCGGTCCCGACGACCTCGAGTACTACGAGGCCGACGACGGGCTCTACGGCTTCACGGCGAACACGATGGACTCCCAGACGGCCGTCGTCGACATGGACGCCCTCGAGGAAGTCGACCGGATCGAGGCCGGCGACATCGAGCGCCCGGAGGGCGCCCAGCACCTCCACCGGTCGGCCGTCTCCGGAGACGGCTACTTCTTCACGCCCGCGGACGCCGAGGGCTCCGTCGCGGTGATCGACATGGCCGACCGGGAACTGATCGACCAGGTCGCGATCGAAGACGGCGTCGGCGCCGTCGCCTACATCCCCGAGTGA
- a CDS encoding copper resistance CopC/CopD family protein, whose product MPPGESLERTPGDRSHRSRPRRAWLLVGLVVAVVVLPGIAAPVAAHAYLSDSDPSNGDQVASVPDEVTLTFGGDGVQTADVAVTGPDGEDVSGDAAVDADDSRIVRVPLADAADGEDADGMYTVRWSILADDGHETSGSFVFSVGDEPLDRDAVLAAYETDGEETDESVPPVEIAAKGLLLVALVGLVGGPVTAAVAVYPVAARFDSSGRTVDRRLIRAFAAAGGLLLVSVLALGLSRAASVGPPSVETIVEFAGTALGRAWLLQLALATILLVVLALAAAGSLSRRVWLPGTAVGATYVGATVSWTSHSATAIDRLQGTAVDFAHIGGAGLWVGGLVVLALVVPPVLRETAPADRAALAAGTIRRYSLLALGGVTLAAATGFLLAAWHVPTVESLSANRYGVVLSAKFLLVLLALGLGGLTRFGLLRRLEPGADGDRGRFAERLFGGRSEADSEMRVREDGGQADAAAGTITAFTRAVRFEVAVLVLVVLLSGVLTSVPTAAVGGEDDGLESATIEREGDVGVELTAIPAEHDGDGGDSDEQLLVQAGEPIVFEAAFRAGGEPLESERTVRLLADGPDGDRFEVELEETDDGTYATVQTLPADGAWRLRITGEPDSRYVDEWVDVHALSDADAQGHDHERGDDEANERDDQGESGDGDDAGDSLFTAGLRVVALAIGLVGTVAVAVEAVRFRGRAD is encoded by the coding sequence ATGCCACCGGGTGAATCGCTCGAGCGGACGCCTGGCGACCGATCGCACCGTTCCCGCCCCCGTCGAGCGTGGCTCCTCGTCGGTCTCGTTGTCGCTGTCGTCGTCCTCCCGGGTATCGCTGCGCCGGTCGCGGCCCACGCGTACCTGAGCGATTCCGACCCGTCGAACGGGGACCAGGTCGCGTCCGTTCCCGACGAGGTGACGCTGACGTTCGGCGGGGACGGCGTTCAGACCGCCGACGTCGCGGTGACCGGGCCCGACGGCGAGGACGTCAGCGGCGACGCCGCGGTCGACGCCGACGACTCGCGGATCGTTCGCGTCCCGCTCGCGGACGCGGCCGACGGCGAGGACGCCGACGGAATGTACACCGTTCGGTGGTCCATCCTCGCCGATGACGGCCACGAGACCAGCGGCTCGTTCGTCTTCAGCGTCGGCGACGAACCGCTCGACCGGGACGCCGTCCTCGCGGCCTACGAGACCGACGGCGAGGAGACGGACGAGTCGGTTCCGCCCGTCGAAATCGCCGCGAAGGGGCTGCTATTGGTTGCGCTCGTCGGACTCGTCGGCGGTCCGGTAACGGCCGCGGTCGCCGTCTACCCGGTCGCCGCCCGATTCGACTCGTCGGGTCGGACCGTCGATCGCCGCCTCATCCGAGCGTTCGCCGCCGCGGGCGGACTGCTGCTCGTCTCGGTGCTCGCGCTCGGACTCAGCCGGGCCGCGTCGGTCGGCCCACCGTCGGTCGAGACGATCGTCGAATTCGCCGGAACGGCGCTCGGGCGCGCCTGGCTGCTCCAACTCGCGCTCGCAACAATCCTCCTGGTCGTCCTCGCCCTCGCCGCGGCGGGGTCGCTCTCCCGCCGCGTCTGGCTTCCCGGAACGGCCGTCGGCGCGACCTACGTCGGTGCGACCGTCAGCTGGACGAGCCACTCCGCGACGGCGATCGATCGGCTGCAAGGGACGGCCGTCGACTTCGCCCACATCGGCGGCGCGGGGCTGTGGGTCGGCGGCCTGGTCGTCCTCGCGCTCGTCGTCCCGCCGGTGCTCCGGGAGACGGCCCCCGCCGATCGGGCGGCGCTCGCCGCCGGAACGATCCGCCGCTACTCCCTGCTCGCACTCGGCGGCGTGACGCTGGCGGCGGCGACCGGATTCCTCCTGGCGGCGTGGCACGTGCCGACCGTCGAGTCGCTCAGTGCGAATCGCTACGGCGTCGTCCTCTCCGCGAAATTCCTGCTGGTCCTGCTGGCGCTCGGCCTCGGTGGACTCACTCGATTCGGTCTTCTCCGCCGGCTCGAGCCCGGCGCGGACGGCGATCGGGGCAGGTTCGCCGAGCGATTGTTCGGCGGTCGCTCCGAGGCCGATTCCGAGATGCGGGTGCGAGAGGACGGCGGCCAGGCGGACGCGGCCGCCGGGACGATCACCGCGTTCACTCGCGCCGTCCGCTTCGAAGTCGCCGTGCTCGTCCTCGTCGTGCTCCTCTCGGGGGTGCTCACCTCCGTCCCGACGGCCGCCGTCGGCGGCGAGGACGACGGCCTCGAGAGCGCGACGATCGAACGCGAGGGCGACGTCGGTGTCGAGTTGACGGCGATTCCCGCCGAGCACGATGGCGACGGCGGCGACTCCGACGAGCAACTCCTCGTGCAGGCGGGTGAGCCGATCGTCTTCGAGGCCGCCTTCCGAGCGGGCGGCGAACCGCTGGAATCGGAGCGGACCGTCCGCCTGCTCGCCGACGGCCCCGACGGCGATCGGTTCGAGGTCGAACTCGAGGAGACCGACGACGGAACCTACGCGACCGTTCAAACGCTGCCGGCGGACGGCGCCTGGCGGCTGCGAATCACCGGCGAACCGGACAGCCGGTACGTCGACGAGTGGGTCGACGTGCACGCGCTATCGGACGCCGACGCACAGGGTCACGACCACGAGCGCGGTGACGACGAAGCGAACGAACGCGACGACCAGGGAGAGAGCGGTGACGGTGACGACGCGGGCGACTCGCTGTTTACCGCCGGACTGCGGGTCGTCGCGCTCGCGATCGGACTCGTCGGCACCGTAGCTGTCGCGGTCGAGGCGGTCCGCTTCCGCGGACGCGCCGACTGA
- a CDS encoding branched-chain amino acid transaminase, translating into MGFDEMDVDTIWMDGEYVDWDDAQIHVLTHGLHYGSGVFEGARCYETEKGPAIFRWEEHLERLFQSAKPYDMDIDHTKAELTEATKELIRRQDLTSCYIRPVAFYGYNSLGVSPKDCPTRTAIAVWPWGAYLGEDALENGIDVMVSSWRKHASSQIPTNAKTNGLYVNSMLAGEEARRNGYAEAIVLNKEGNVAEGPGENVFLVRDGEIYTPGLSESILDGITRDTVIELAEDLGYTVHDNVSISRGELNTADELFFTGSAAEVTPIRKVDNVVIGDGSRGPVTEELQQRFFEVVERRTDEYDEWFEYLE; encoded by the coding sequence ATGGGATTCGACGAGATGGACGTCGACACGATCTGGATGGACGGTGAGTACGTGGATTGGGACGACGCGCAGATCCACGTGCTCACGCACGGCCTCCACTACGGGAGCGGGGTCTTCGAGGGCGCACGCTGTTACGAGACCGAGAAGGGCCCCGCCATCTTCCGCTGGGAGGAACACCTCGAACGGCTCTTCCAGTCCGCGAAGCCGTACGACATGGACATCGACCACACGAAGGCAGAGCTCACCGAGGCAACGAAGGAACTCATCCGTCGCCAGGACCTCACCTCGTGTTACATCCGGCCGGTCGCCTTCTACGGCTACAACTCCCTGGGCGTCAGCCCCAAGGACTGCCCCACCCGTACCGCCATCGCCGTCTGGCCGTGGGGCGCGTACCTCGGCGAGGACGCCCTCGAAAACGGGATCGACGTGATGGTCTCCTCGTGGCGGAAACACGCCTCGAGCCAGATTCCGACCAACGCCAAGACCAACGGTCTCTACGTCAACAGCATGCTCGCCGGCGAGGAGGCCCGCCGCAACGGCTACGCCGAGGCCATCGTCCTCAACAAGGAGGGCAACGTCGCCGAAGGCCCCGGCGAGAACGTCTTCCTGGTGCGCGACGGCGAGATCTACACGCCCGGCCTCTCGGAGTCGATCCTCGACGGGATCACCCGCGACACCGTGATCGAACTGGCGGAGGACCTGGGCTATACGGTCCACGACAACGTCTCGATCTCGCGGGGCGAACTCAACACGGCCGACGAACTGTTCTTCACCGGCTCCGCGGCCGAGGTCACGCCCATCCGGAAGGTCGACAACGTCGTCATCGGCGACGGCTCCCGCGGCCCCGTCACAGAGGAGCTCCAGCAGCGGTTCTTCGAGGTCGTCGAGCGCCGGACCGACGAGTACGACGAGTGGTTCGAATACCTCGAGTGA
- a CDS encoding DUF502 domain-containing protein codes for MASWKRDFASGLVVLGPILVTLYAIYWLYGLVAGLTPGLILQEEALEPFITGTSDQAVQTREQLAQFLRVVVALTVFIILTFSVGYLMRTTVGGLVERLVDNVANRVPVIRVVYNASKMAAETAFGEQESLQKPVKIETWEGLRMTAFKTGKVTDDGREVLFLPTSPNITTGYVIEVKSDRITELDEDVEDALTRILSAGFGDANRRGMDAGVSIDVVDEAKTSGPSGADDD; via the coding sequence ATGGCTTCGTGGAAGCGGGATTTTGCGAGCGGGCTCGTCGTCCTGGGACCCATCCTCGTCACGCTCTACGCTATCTATTGGCTCTACGGGCTCGTCGCCGGCCTGACTCCCGGTCTCATTCTTCAGGAGGAGGCGCTCGAACCGTTCATTACCGGGACGAGCGACCAGGCCGTCCAGACGCGCGAGCAACTCGCCCAGTTCCTCCGGGTGGTCGTCGCGCTGACCGTCTTCATCATTCTCACGTTCTCGGTTGGCTACCTGATGCGGACGACCGTCGGCGGCCTGGTCGAACGCCTGGTCGACAACGTCGCGAACCGCGTCCCGGTGATCCGGGTCGTCTACAACGCGTCGAAGATGGCCGCCGAGACGGCCTTCGGCGAGCAGGAGTCGCTCCAGAAACCGGTCAAGATCGAGACCTGGGAGGGGCTCCGGATGACGGCGTTCAAGACGGGGAAAGTGACCGACGACGGTCGCGAAGTGCTCTTCCTGCCGACGTCGCCGAACATCACCACCGGGTACGTCATCGAGGTCAAATCGGATCGGATCACCGAACTCGACGAGGACGTCGAGGACGCGCTGACCCGCATCCTGAGCGCCGGATTCGGCGACGCAAATCGCCGCGGCATGGACGCCGGCGTCTCGATCGACGTCGTCGACGAGGCGAAGACGAGCGGACCGAGCGGCGCGGACGACGACTGA